A stretch of Clostridium formicaceticum DNA encodes these proteins:
- a CDS encoding opine metallophore biosynthesis dehydrogenase, producing MKVFQRVLILGTGPTTIQIAVNFKNKFDCIIGIAGRESANAKQFYQELYENKNKVRVHVQNEEHAFLSGECHIDYVFEGYETVQGEWDTIILAVTNDAYISVIRQLDSALMKGIACIVLVSPTIGSNSLVSNFLRKMNCSVEVISLSTYYAATKRTKEKHASVEVLTKGVKKKIYIGSTNKASEACRHLSELLHQLSITVELMKNPYEAESRNVSIYVHPPIFMNNFSLDVIFGNEKVVKYAYKFYPEGPITQYILRDLLKQWEEITKVLNCFNIERFNLLKFMNDDNYPVKTQSLSREDIENFTTFNTIKQEYLLYIRYTALLIDPFSTPDKEGKYFDFSAVPIQKAYQNQEGYWNVPRMPKEDYYRLKIIQGIAKHLALLTPIIDKFIHNYEWKLQQFLQEHKGCLFSDDFILKCLDDEIVMICNEINNMR from the coding sequence ATGAAAGTTTTTCAACGAGTACTGATACTGGGAACAGGTCCAACAACAATACAAATTGCAGTAAATTTCAAAAATAAATTTGATTGCATCATAGGGATTGCGGGGAGGGAGTCAGCCAATGCAAAGCAATTTTATCAGGAATTATATGAAAACAAAAATAAAGTACGTGTTCATGTACAGAATGAGGAACATGCTTTTTTGTCTGGAGAATGTCACATTGATTATGTGTTTGAAGGATATGAAACAGTTCAAGGGGAGTGGGATACTATTATTTTAGCTGTTACGAATGATGCTTATATAAGTGTAATAAGGCAATTAGATAGTGCACTTATGAAAGGTATAGCGTGTATTGTTTTAGTTTCTCCGACTATTGGTTCAAATAGCTTGGTTAGCAATTTTTTAAGAAAAATGAATTGTTCTGTTGAAGTAATAAGCCTATCTACATATTATGCAGCAACGAAGAGAACTAAGGAGAAACACGCATCTGTTGAGGTGTTAACAAAGGGCGTAAAAAAGAAAATATATATTGGTTCTACAAATAAAGCCTCTGAAGCATGCAGACATCTATCTGAGTTACTCCATCAATTAAGTATTACTGTTGAGCTAATGAAAAATCCCTATGAAGCAGAAAGCAGAAACGTTTCAATTTATGTTCATCCTCCTATATTTATGAATAACTTTTCCTTAGATGTTATATTTGGAAATGAGAAAGTAGTAAAGTATGCTTACAAATTCTATCCAGAAGGACCAATTACGCAATATATATTGCGTGATTTATTGAAGCAATGGGAAGAGATTACAAAAGTGTTAAATTGTTTTAACATAGAACGCTTTAATCTTCTTAAATTTATGAATGATGATAACTATCCTGTAAAGACACAAAGCTTATCACGGGAAGATATTGAAAATTTTACTACTTTTAATACTATAAAGCAAGAATATCTGCTATATATACGCTACACAGCTTTATTAATTGATCCTTTTTCCACGCCAGATAAGGAGGGGAAATATTTCGATTTTTCAGCTGTGCCAATTCAAAAGGCATATCAGAATCAGGAAGGTTATTGGAATGTTCCTAGAATGCCAAAAGAAGATTATTACCGCTTAAAGATAATACAGGGTATAGCGAAACATCTTGCTCTATTAACTCCTATAATTGATAAATTTATTCATAATTATGAATGGAAACTGCAACAATTTCTGCAAGAGCATAAAGGATGCCTATTTTCTGATGATTTTATTCTAAAATGTTTAGACGATGAAATTGTAATGATTTGTAATGAGATCAATAATATGAGGTGA
- a CDS encoding nicotianamine synthase family protein, with protein sequence MSEQAMFITQLDSFLIKFKSLHNLHKQKLNNYREMEKIIGEFTSFVLNKKNEAVWQQLEPRYNEVLAWRVEELREQSALCVCAMEKYRAIELQRNKQDITDYFNNIESCIKNEFGSFEITSDSKVLLIGSGAFPMTPLLIAKKTGAEVVGIDIDPEAISLGKIVVNILNKNARITLNGCSVDHLDFTKEASHIIICSIIREKFDILKQLHALTPKDVVVSMRYGNGIKSLFNYPLQKVDHSLWNLVDSVSQSESVFDIALYKKSGEI encoded by the coding sequence ATGTCGGAACAAGCTATGTTTATTACACAACTGGATTCATTTTTGATTAAATTCAAAAGTCTACATAATTTACATAAACAAAAATTGAACAATTATAGGGAAATGGAAAAAATCATAGGCGAATTTACATCTTTTGTATTGAATAAAAAAAATGAAGCTGTATGGCAACAACTGGAACCAAGATATAATGAAGTTTTAGCCTGGAGAGTAGAAGAATTGAGGGAGCAGTCTGCTCTTTGTGTATGTGCAATGGAAAAGTATAGAGCAATTGAATTACAAAGAAATAAACAGGATATAACGGATTATTTTAACAATATAGAATCCTGTATAAAAAATGAATTTGGTAGTTTTGAAATTACCTCTGATTCTAAAGTACTGCTGATTGGATCAGGAGCCTTCCCAATGACGCCTCTATTGATTGCTAAGAAAACAGGAGCAGAAGTTGTTGGAATAGATATTGATCCAGAAGCTATAAGTTTAGGTAAAATAGTTGTAAACATACTAAACAAAAATGCTCGAATAACACTCAATGGTTGTTCTGTAGATCATTTGGATTTTACAAAGGAGGCAAGTCATATTATTATATGTTCTATCATAAGAGAAAAATTTGATATATTAAAGCAATTACATGCATTAACTCCAAAAGATGTTGTTGTATCTATGAGATATGGAAACGGAATAAAATCGTTGTTTAATTATCCATTGCAGAAAGTAGATCATTCGCTATGGAATCTAGTTGATAGTGTATCGCAATCTGAAAGTGTCTTTGATATAGCTTTATATAAAAAAAGTGGAGAAATATAA
- a CDS encoding ABC transporter ATP-binding protein: MLEVKQVYKTYRKSGFFSRKRQQILSDVTIEMRKGECLGIVGESGSGKSTLGRIILGIEKPDGGEVLYFGKKVNDRKVRLGHISAVFQDYTSSFNPHFTVYEVICEPIMLQAKNRREDMEVKVVDLLYRVGLDESYLKKYSHELSGGEAQRVCIARAISTNPDFLLLDEAVSSLDVSVQTQILKLLSQLKNEMNISYLFITHDIQSVTYLCDRVIFFNEGRVVEQVNIENLSQVQNDYSKRLLSAVIAF, encoded by the coding sequence GTGTTAGAAGTAAAGCAGGTTTATAAGACCTACCGAAAGAGCGGCTTTTTTTCTCGTAAACGCCAACAAATTTTGAGTGATGTTACTATAGAAATGCGTAAAGGCGAGTGTTTGGGTATTGTTGGCGAAAGTGGAAGTGGAAAATCCACTTTAGGCAGAATCATTCTTGGCATCGAAAAACCAGATGGTGGAGAAGTTCTTTATTTTGGTAAAAAAGTAAATGATAGAAAGGTTCGATTGGGACATATCAGTGCAGTGTTTCAAGATTACACTTCCTCATTTAACCCACATTTTACCGTATATGAGGTGATATGCGAGCCTATCATGCTTCAAGCTAAGAATAGAAGAGAAGATATGGAGGTAAAGGTTGTAGACCTTCTTTATCGTGTAGGTCTTGACGAAAGCTACTTAAAGAAATATTCCCATGAACTTTCTGGTGGAGAAGCACAACGTGTATGTATTGCTAGAGCGATTTCAACAAATCCAGATTTTTTGTTGCTGGATGAGGCAGTAAGTTCATTAGATGTATCTGTGCAAACACAAATATTGAAATTGCTGTCACAATTAAAAAATGAAATGAACATAAGCTATTTGTTCATTACACATGATATTCAATCTGTAACCTATCTATGTGATCGAGTGATATTTTTCAATGAAGGGAGGGTGGTGGAACAGGTAAATATAGAAAATTTATCACAAGTACAAAACGATTACTCAAAAAGACTACTTTCTGCTGTAATAGCATTTTGA
- the cntD gene encoding staphylopine uptake ABC transporter ATP-binding protein CntD, whose translation MVLLEVKNLKVWDTRNNEVIIKNNSFSVKENRCLAIVGESGSGKSMTCKSIMRLNKPWIEASGNVLFKGKDIFNLPNTKMRKLCGKNIAMIMQNGMSAFDPSSTIGVHLRETLWEHYGWDKKHADEAMVQSMESIMLKNPKEILKKYPHQLSGGMLQRIMIALTLVLEPDVIIADEPTTALDTITQFEVIHQFVSLRKRTKSSMIFISHDLGVVKKIADDVIVMQDGCIVESGTLSEIFKNPKNNYTRYLISTREELGNKYKKMLGGGIGC comes from the coding sequence ATGGTTTTGCTAGAAGTAAAAAACTTAAAAGTATGGGACACTCGCAATAATGAAGTCATCATAAAGAACAATTCTTTTTCCGTAAAAGAAAATCGATGCCTTGCCATTGTAGGTGAAAGCGGAAGCGGGAAGTCTATGACATGTAAATCCATCATGAGATTGAATAAACCATGGATTGAGGCTTCTGGGAATGTCCTTTTCAAAGGGAAAGATATTTTTAATTTACCAAATACAAAAATGCGCAAGCTATGTGGAAAAAATATTGCTATGATTATGCAAAATGGTATGAGTGCTTTTGATCCCTCTTCTACTATTGGTGTACATCTAAGAGAAACCCTTTGGGAGCATTATGGCTGGGATAAAAAACATGCCGATGAAGCTATGGTACAGTCTATGGAAAGCATTATGTTAAAAAACCCTAAAGAAATTTTGAAAAAATATCCTCATCAGCTTTCTGGCGGTATGCTGCAAAGAATTATGATTGCCCTGACCCTTGTATTAGAACCGGATGTAATTATTGCAGATGAGCCTACTACTGCGTTGGACACAATTACTCAATTTGAAGTAATCCATCAGTTTGTTTCTTTGCGTAAAAGAACCAAGAGCAGTATGATTTTTATTTCCCATGACTTAGGTGTTGTAAAAAAAATCGCTGATGACGTTATTGTGATGCAGGATGGTTGTATCGTAGAATCGGGTACTCTAAGTGAAATATTTAAAAATCCAAAAAACAACTATACAAGATACTTGATTAGCACGAGGGAAGAGCTGGGAAATAAATATAAAAAAATGCTAGGAGGCGGTATCGGGTGTTAG
- the opp1C gene encoding nickel/cobalt ABC transporter permease, whose translation MLFWNKFRKDKLATVCMMIILMIITMGILAPLLAPNDPIKINSSYRLQGASWQFPFGTDHLGRCILSRLIYGIRPSVIWVIAAMLATVGIGIVLGLISGYCRGKVDEVIMRICDIMLSFPSEVIILAILGVFGVGLRNILIASIVTKWAWYTRVIRSAVLQFTEQNYVYFAKTSGASTFHILRRHILPLTLSEIIVIASNNISSSILMIAGLSFLGFGVQAPSPEWGMMLNEAQNVMLSHPEQMLAPGLGIVTISVAFSFMGDSLRDAFDPQHQSIALKKPKRKWHYGFARSKKLKSMGHSQ comes from the coding sequence ATGTTATTTTGGAATAAATTTAGAAAAGATAAGCTTGCTACAGTATGTATGATGATAATTTTAATGATCATCACCATGGGCATTTTAGCACCACTTTTAGCACCAAATGACCCAATCAAGATTAATTCTTCTTATAGGCTGCAAGGTGCTTCCTGGCAATTTCCCTTTGGAACAGATCATTTAGGGAGATGTATTCTTTCCCGATTGATTTATGGTATCCGCCCCAGTGTAATTTGGGTGATAGCTGCAATGTTGGCGACGGTAGGAATCGGCATTGTTTTGGGATTAATTTCCGGATATTGCAGGGGAAAAGTGGATGAGGTGATTATGCGGATTTGTGACATCATGTTGTCCTTTCCCAGCGAAGTAATCATCCTTGCTATTCTCGGTGTATTTGGTGTTGGTCTTAGGAATATCCTGATAGCCTCTATCGTAACAAAATGGGCATGGTATACCAGAGTTATTCGGTCTGCAGTTTTGCAATTTACCGAGCAAAATTATGTTTACTTTGCTAAAACCTCTGGGGCCAGTACATTCCATATTTTACGCAGGCATATACTACCCCTTACATTATCGGAAATTATAGTTATAGCAAGTAATAACATTTCATCATCCATTTTAATGATTGCTGGTTTGTCTTTTTTGGGTTTTGGTGTACAGGCACCATCACCAGAATGGGGTATGATGCTTAATGAAGCCCAAAATGTTATGCTCAGCCATCCAGAACAGATGTTGGCTCCAGGATTAGGGATTGTGACGATCTCTGTTGCATTTTCATTCATGGGTGATAGTTTAAGAGATGCATTTGATCCACAACATCAAAGTATAGCGCTAAAAAAACCTAAAAGGAAGTGGCACTATGGTTTTGCTAGAAGTAAAAAACTTAAAAGTATGGGACACTCGCAATAA
- the opp1B gene encoding nickel/cobalt ABC transporter permease → MLNYALKRILAIVPLLLIVSFLAFVFINLSPYDPAEVALRALNVPEISDELLEKTREELGLNEPFVIRYVHWLKDMLRLDLGASYVSKQPVSALIGPAFLNTLKLTVVTAIYIIILSLLLGIFCAINEGKLADRVTRGIMFFLTAMPSYWIATLAIWFFAVKLDLFPTSGMGSSAHYVLPVTMLSLNYIGFYFRLIRNSMIQNTNENYVVYAKACGLKDKVVNKHILKNSLQTTVAVFGMAIPGLVAGTVVIENVFAWPGIGRLCVTSILNRDLPVIQGYIIVVALAFVFFNLLADLLSSWLNPKIQKG, encoded by the coding sequence ATGCTTAACTATGCTTTAAAACGGATTTTAGCTATTGTTCCACTCTTGTTGATTGTCTCATTTTTAGCCTTTGTCTTTATTAATTTATCCCCTTATGATCCTGCAGAGGTAGCATTAAGGGCATTAAATGTACCAGAAATTAGTGATGAATTACTGGAGAAGACTCGGGAAGAACTGGGGCTGAATGAACCTTTTGTTATAAGATATGTTCATTGGCTCAAAGATATGCTGCGGCTAGATTTAGGTGCTTCTTATGTTAGTAAGCAACCGGTAAGCGCATTGATTGGCCCTGCTTTTTTGAATACACTAAAACTCACAGTCGTTACAGCCATCTACATCATTATTTTATCCTTATTACTGGGTATCTTTTGTGCTATCAATGAAGGAAAATTAGCGGACAGAGTTACAAGAGGCATAATGTTTTTTCTGACCGCTATGCCTAGTTACTGGATAGCAACTTTAGCTATTTGGTTTTTTGCAGTGAAATTAGATTTATTCCCAACCAGTGGGATGGGATCTTCAGCACACTATGTACTTCCAGTAACAATGCTATCCTTAAACTATATTGGTTTTTACTTCCGGTTGATTCGAAATTCCATGATACAAAATACCAATGAAAATTATGTGGTTTATGCAAAAGCTTGTGGCTTAAAAGATAAGGTTGTAAACAAACATATTTTAAAAAACTCTCTGCAAACGACAGTAGCTGTTTTTGGCATGGCTATACCAGGACTGGTTGCCGGCACCGTAGTGATCGAAAATGTCTTTGCTTGGCCGGGGATTGGGAGGTTATGTGTAACTTCCATTTTAAATAGAGATCTTCCAGTAATTCAAGGATATATTATTGTTGTGGCTTTGGCTTTTGTATTTTTTAATCTACTGGCGGATCTGCTGAGTAGTTGGTTAAATCCTAAAATACAGAAAGGATAA
- the nikA gene encoding nickel ABC transporter substrate-binding protein has protein sequence MKKNIMILIAVVLCISLVGCNREVSSSETNSNELNELIMASPQDNYDINPHLYAGTMSIQGMVFEALVENTEDGIKPLLAESWDVSEDGKTYTFYLRENVTFHDGEVFNAEVAKLNIDAVLRNKEMHTWSKIFEIITGCDVINEYTLQVTLAESYYPFLTEMGLTRPFRFISPKCFIDGETMNGVNGYAGTGAYVLVEDVADQYAVFEAYENYWGGEPKIKKVTRKVLPIGQTTILALQKGDINFLFTELGGDALDAEALMALNNDDRYQIVRSDPMYTKQLFACTGNTDSPISEKLVRQAVWYGIDRETIASVIANNLETPAYTMFSKNIPYANIALEKRGYSIEKSIELLEQAGWKLEDGQAYRTKNGKPLEINVYYASSKASQKAVCELMQSTLAEAGIKLNLVGEEALSIRERRLSENYELLMDSTFGKPYDPQSTLMSKGYLLAAKGIPGIEEVYAKIDAIVVTTDETERQELYAEVLTKFHDEACFIPLTYSTVTIVAPANLQNITFRQTQYEIPLEKMYFQ, from the coding sequence GTGAAAAAAAATATAATGATTTTAATTGCAGTTGTATTATGTATTAGTTTGGTGGGGTGTAATAGAGAGGTTTCTAGTAGTGAAACAAATTCAAATGAATTGAATGAATTGATTATGGCATCTCCTCAGGATAATTATGATATTAATCCCCACTTGTATGCTGGGACGATGTCTATTCAAGGCATGGTTTTTGAGGCATTAGTGGAAAACACAGAAGACGGTATCAAGCCCCTTCTAGCTGAATCATGGGATGTTTCAGAAGATGGAAAAACATACACATTTTATTTAAGAGAAAATGTAACCTTTCATGACGGAGAAGTTTTCAATGCAGAAGTGGCAAAATTAAATATTGATGCAGTTTTAAGAAACAAAGAAATGCACACATGGAGTAAAATTTTTGAAATCATTACTGGCTGTGATGTAATTAATGAGTATACATTACAAGTAACATTGGCGGAATCATATTACCCCTTCTTAACTGAAATGGGTCTAACACGACCATTTCGATTTATTTCCCCTAAATGTTTTATAGATGGGGAAACAATGAATGGTGTAAATGGCTATGCGGGAACAGGAGCTTATGTATTAGTAGAAGATGTAGCGGATCAGTATGCAGTATTTGAAGCATATGAAAACTACTGGGGAGGAGAACCGAAAATTAAAAAAGTAACCAGAAAAGTTCTTCCTATAGGACAGACTACCATATTAGCGCTTCAAAAAGGAGATATAAATTTTTTGTTTACGGAACTGGGGGGAGATGCATTAGACGCAGAAGCACTTATGGCCCTGAATAATGATGATAGATACCAAATTGTACGAAGTGATCCAATGTATACAAAACAATTATTTGCCTGCACAGGCAATACAGATAGTCCAATTTCTGAAAAATTAGTACGCCAAGCTGTTTGGTACGGTATTGATAGAGAAACCATTGCCAGTGTAATTGCAAACAATTTAGAAACACCTGCCTATACAATGTTTAGCAAAAATATACCCTATGCTAATATTGCTTTAGAAAAAAGAGGCTATAGCATAGAAAAATCTATTGAATTGTTGGAACAAGCCGGTTGGAAATTGGAAGACGGTCAAGCATATCGAACAAAAAATGGAAAGCCATTAGAAATCAATGTGTATTATGCTAGCAGCAAAGCAAGTCAAAAAGCTGTGTGTGAATTGATGCAAAGCACTTTAGCAGAGGCTGGTATTAAATTAAATCTAGTTGGTGAAGAAGCACTTTCTATAAGAGAACGCAGGCTATCTGAAAATTATGAATTGTTGATGGATTCCACTTTTGGTAAGCCTTATGATCCACAAAGTACGCTGATGTCTAAAGGCTATTTACTCGCTGCCAAAGGCATCCCTGGAATTGAAGAAGTATATGCAAAAATCGATGCAATTGTTGTTACAACAGATGAAACAGAGCGTCAAGAATTATATGCAGAAGTTCTTACCAAATTCCATGATGAAGCTTGCTTTATTCCTCTGACATATAGTACCGTTACCATCGTTGCCCCTGCAAACCTACAAAACATCACATTTAGGCAAACCCAGTATGAAATTCCATTGGAAAAGATGTATTTCCAGTAA
- the eutM gene encoding ethanolamine utilization microcompartment protein EutM: MKYDALGMIETKGLVGAVEAADAMVKAANVYLIGKEHIGGGLVTVMVRGDVGAVKAATDAGAAAAQRVGELISVHVIPRPHVEVEGILPAGKIEKETVK; the protein is encoded by the coding sequence ATGAAATATGATGCATTAGGAATGATAGAAACGAAGGGTTTAGTAGGCGCTGTTGAAGCTGCGGACGCAATGGTGAAGGCAGCAAATGTTTATCTAATTGGTAAAGAACATATTGGCGGTGGTTTAGTAACAGTGATGGTAAGAGGTGATGTTGGTGCTGTAAAGGCGGCAACAGACGCTGGAGCTGCAGCTGCACAAAGAGTTGGAGAATTAATTTCAGTGCATGTTATTCCACGTCCACACGTTGAAGTTGAAGGGATTCTTCCAGCAGGAAAGATAGAAAAGGAAACTGTAAAATAG
- a CDS encoding phosphate propanoyltransferase has protein sequence MDNQEAILKLLLETLKANTSSTEKKEETYEIPVGVSNRHIHLSQVDMNCLFGEGYQMTKMKDLSQPGQYACKETVTICGPKGAIEKVRVLGPVRGHTQVEVLVGDCFKLGVVSEIRLSGDLHGTPGITLVGPKGSVQIAEGLVVAQRHIHMNSEDAKRLGVQDGQIVSIEVDGARGGIYSNVAIRANDGSALEFHVDTEEANAMHINALSKIRIIK, from the coding sequence ATGGACAATCAGGAAGCTATCCTAAAGCTTTTACTAGAGACCCTTAAAGCTAATACGTCTTCAACAGAAAAAAAAGAAGAAACCTATGAAATTCCAGTAGGGGTTTCCAATCGCCATATTCACCTGTCACAGGTAGATATGAATTGCTTATTTGGAGAAGGTTATCAGATGACCAAAATGAAAGATTTGTCACAGCCTGGTCAGTATGCTTGTAAGGAAACCGTAACAATCTGTGGACCAAAGGGTGCCATTGAAAAGGTTAGAGTTCTTGGTCCAGTGCGCGGTCACACGCAGGTGGAAGTTTTAGTAGGAGATTGTTTTAAACTGGGGGTAGTCTCAGAAATCAGGTTATCAGGGGATTTACATGGAACACCAGGAATAACACTCGTCGGCCCAAAGGGTTCCGTTCAAATTGCGGAAGGTCTGGTTGTAGCACAACGACACATTCATATGAACAGTGAAGATGCTAAGCGTTTAGGGGTGCAGGATGGACAGATCGTTTCAATTGAGGTAGATGGAGCAAGAGGTGGTATTTATAGTAATGTTGCTATTAGAGCAAATGATGGTTCTGCTTTAGAGTTTCATGTGGACACAGAAGAAGCAAATGCTATGCATATTAACGCATTATCAAAAATTAGAATAATAAAATAA
- a CDS encoding acetaldehyde dehydrogenase (acetylating) — protein sequence MESIDRDLRSVQEARDIARLGKIAANQLADYTEEQIDKILYNMVSVAKENAVFLAKMAVEETGFGKVEDKAYKNHMASVMLYDAIKDMKTIGVIREDVSQQVIDIAEPMGLLMGIVPSTNPTSTAIFKAIIAIKSRNGIVFSPHPAALKCTLKAVSLMQDAAVAAGAPANIISSISTPTMEATNELMKHKDIAMIIATGGPGMVKASYSAGKPALGVGAGNSPAYIERTANIQKAVSNIIASKTFDHGTICASEQSIIVEECNREAVIAELKKQGGYFMTAEETKKVCKLLFKTGHTMNAKFVGRTPQVIAEAAGISIPEGTKILIGEQQGVGEEYPLSYEKLTTVIAFYTVKDWHEACELSIQLLQNGIGHTMSLHTEDRDMVMKFAKKPAARILVNTGSAQGGTGASTGLIPSFTLGCGTWGGSSVSENVTPMHLINIKRIAYGLKDCSTLASADTSFSYPELNSHAVKAETGCCGNTPSFNGLKIDCTDHEKLLSLVNEILQALKGAK from the coding sequence TTGGAAAGCATTGATCGTGATTTACGTTCAGTACAAGAAGCAAGAGATATTGCACGACTGGGAAAAATTGCTGCAAATCAGCTTGCTGACTATACTGAAGAGCAAATCGATAAGATTCTATACAACATGGTTAGCGTAGCGAAAGAAAACGCAGTTTTCCTGGCTAAAATGGCTGTAGAAGAAACTGGATTTGGTAAAGTTGAAGATAAGGCCTATAAAAATCATATGGCTTCTGTGATGCTCTATGATGCAATTAAAGACATGAAGACGATTGGCGTTATTAGAGAGGATGTAAGCCAACAGGTAATTGATATTGCTGAGCCTATGGGTCTATTAATGGGTATTGTGCCATCAACCAACCCAACATCCACTGCTATCTTTAAAGCAATTATAGCAATTAAATCACGTAATGGCATTGTTTTTTCACCACATCCTGCAGCACTAAAATGTACGCTTAAAGCTGTAAGCCTAATGCAGGATGCGGCAGTAGCAGCAGGGGCTCCTGCAAATATTATAAGCAGTATTTCCACACCAACGATGGAAGCTACAAATGAGCTAATGAAGCATAAGGATATTGCTATGATTATTGCAACTGGAGGTCCAGGAATGGTGAAGGCATCCTATAGTGCAGGTAAGCCTGCATTAGGTGTTGGTGCTGGTAACTCACCGGCTTATATTGAGAGAACTGCAAATATTCAAAAAGCGGTTAGCAATATTATTGCAAGTAAGACCTTTGATCATGGTACAATTTGTGCATCTGAGCAGTCCATCATTGTGGAAGAATGTAACCGTGAAGCGGTGATAGCTGAGCTTAAGAAGCAGGGTGGATACTTTATGACAGCAGAAGAAACGAAAAAAGTTTGCAAGCTGTTATTTAAGACAGGACACACCATGAATGCCAAATTTGTAGGTAGGACCCCGCAGGTGATTGCAGAAGCAGCTGGAATTTCTATTCCAGAAGGAACAAAGATTCTAATAGGAGAGCAGCAGGGGGTTGGTGAAGAGTATCCATTATCCTATGAAAAACTAACAACAGTCATCGCCTTTTATACAGTGAAGGATTGGCATGAGGCATGTGAACTTAGTATACAACTACTTCAAAATGGAATAGGACACACCATGAGCCTTCATACGGAAGATAGAGATATGGTAATGAAGTTTGCTAAAAAGCCAGCAGCACGTATTTTAGTGAATACAGGCAGTGCCCAAGGAGGAACTGGTGCAAGCACTGGTCTTATACCTTCCTTTACATTAGGTTGTGGTACATGGGGAGGAAGCTCAGTTTCTGAGAATGTTACACCAATGCATTTGATTAATATTAAAAGAATTGCATATGGTTTAAAGGATTGTAGCACTTTGGCTTCTGCTGATACGTCTTTTAGCTATCCTGAACTAAACAGCCATGCAGTGAAGGCTGAAACAGGATGCTGTGGAAATACACCTTCTTTCAATGGATTGAAAATAGATTGCACTGATCATGAAAAGCTTTTAAGTTTAGTCAATGAAATCCTACAAGCTTTGAAGGGAGCCAAATAA
- a CDS encoding cupin domain-containing protein produces MKKLICAKDVEVAEGQGKKVIYIDSNTIITPSAKDVAQACGIAFSTETPTCEEKATEAKVSEAVKACEDGLDSEMIYKLLKAMMDQGLLNGILDSIVNPKYVAESAFNGLKVIRGNSVKFDVFDTGDPDAKVSYQELISKDESSMCAGFLAIDDSKFDRELTYQEINYVIEGALTVTIDGKTLTAYPGDVVYIPSGSKVTWASSGKAKVFYVTYPAN; encoded by the coding sequence GTGAAAAAGTTGATTTGCGCAAAGGATGTTGAAGTTGCTGAAGGTCAAGGAAAAAAAGTCATTTATATTGACAGCAATACAATTATTACACCCTCAGCAAAAGATGTAGCGCAAGCTTGCGGTATAGCGTTTTCTACAGAAACACCTACTTGTGAAGAAAAAGCAACTGAAGCCAAAGTATCTGAAGCGGTAAAGGCCTGCGAAGATGGATTAGACAGTGAAATGATTTACAAGTTATTGAAGGCTATGATGGATCAAGGACTTTTAAACGGAATACTTGACTCAATTGTTAACCCTAAGTATGTAGCTGAAAGTGCTTTTAATGGTTTAAAGGTAATACGGGGTAATTCGGTAAAGTTCGATGTTTTTGATACTGGAGATCCTGATGCAAAGGTGTCCTATCAAGAATTAATTAGTAAGGATGAGTCTTCCATGTGTGCCGGATTCTTAGCGATTGATGATTCCAAATTTGACAGGGAACTAACCTATCAAGAAATTAATTATGTCATTGAAGGTGCCTTAACAGTTACGATCGATGGTAAGACTTTAACGGCATATCCTGGTGACGTTGTCTATATTCCATCAGGTTCAAAAGTTACTTGGGCTTCTTCTGGTAAAGCTAAGGTATTCTATGTTACCTATCCAGCCAACTGA